A part of Drosophila ananassae strain 14024-0371.13 chromosome 2R, ASM1763931v2, whole genome shotgun sequence genomic DNA contains:
- the LOC116655866 gene encoding uncharacterized protein LOC116655866: protein MNFATSSILLLLGLVLGAVNAQPPTREETSRDKACGPGRYYSEARHTCLPF from the coding sequence ATGAACTTCGCAACAAGCTCTATTCTTCTGCTTTTGGGCCTGGTCCTTGGCGCCGTCAATGCGCAGCCTCCGACCAGGGAAGAAACCTCCAGGGATAAGGCCTGCGGTCCTGGCCGATACTACAGTGAAGCCCGTCACACTTGTCTGCCCTTCTAA